A stretch of DNA from Oryza brachyantha chromosome 4, ObraRS2, whole genome shotgun sequence:
GTAGAAATTTCAGGGTCGATCGCTCATGGCATTGGCAGTATGCGTAGCCTACGTACTCTAGCAGCTCAcggaagagagaagagcgCGTTCGTCTCGGTTACTTAATcgttaattttggagttgatgtTGTAGATTTGTATAGCCAGTCTCTCACTTCTCTTaattctgcttatatttataaatcaaaatataaaatttaaactaaatttaaaatgttgggtttttatcttagtttacTTTTCAATCTTACAAACATatggaaaatttttattcatgagatattttttattagtaaatgtgttgtttagtttttttacttgaataagccaaacaatcaccgtatagtttattttacgaGATTTACTTTTGGATCGCTGATAACTTGCACATATAAGTTTTATCTACAAGCACATAGGCTAAACGATAAGAACACTCCTAGTTTGTGTGTGAACTTATTAGCTgcagctaaattttaaattttaagtttaaccTGATTTCGGGACTTATTTTACGTAGCTTATTTCTTCATATTAACTTTTAAACCATGTAACAcgtgtataaaatatttatctataaattgtttttacgGGTTATCAGATGCAGAACCTTTGATATTTGCATGCATAAGGAAAAAtgccctcatcttttcacgatttgtttgaaaaagctaaatgacatatttttaaacaaaaaaattatgaataaaatttttatgtgtgtTCCTGATAATCTAAtagaaaaaactgaaaaataaacaacaatagaaaacataaaattatattccaaattatatatatatatatatataatcaagtTTTGGCTTAAGTGAAAAATTAGCTCGGAAGTTTTCGTATATAAAAGTCCAAGATGAATTggagataattaattaacacaaaTTAATGCATGATTTAACTGCCCGTTTTAGCTGAGCTCGATCCTGTGTCTTTTTGCTGTAGGCTATTCGGACTGGTCACAAGTCAACGACTGACATCCTCTGCTATTGCCTGCCATAGTTTGGCCGATTGTCATCTTGTCAACCAATTATGCTTTGTTACTGTTGATGTTCACACGTACATCAATCCTGATACCATCGATTGAAAGAGTCCACGCCATGATCCAATGAATATTGTTGTTACTGTTGACTGGTGACTTGTCATAAGCGAGCTCCATAGCTGCGACGGCATCACTATATAATATAGTACATCCTGTTCTGTTCTGCCAAAACACTACTTTTCAGCGTGACCTAATCCTTCCGTCACAGGTTGTCACCAGCAACGAGCACGAGATGATAATGCATCAGATGGATCAATCGTATCTGAATCTGAAGTCTGGAACGTTTCTTTTGGATTTATTGTTCAGATAAGCAATCACCATCCTGTAATCacacccatccatccatctatgTGATGCACAGGCATCCTTTAGAATGGACGAATTTTATGAGAAATCTGGAAGAAATAAATTGATTTCAGGAAACTATTCTAATCCCCTCGtgtgtttaaaaatatctaacagttattaaaaaaagtacttAAAAAACTGAACTTGATATTTGGTGGAGTGATAGATATCATTATAATCCATTCTCACCGATTACTACGAAAATTCCGTAAAAAATTCTGTGTTTTGAAACAGCCTCTAAACATAAGTATTTTTGAACAATCAATAAGAATTGGCTAGTTGGAATAAAGACATATAACCAACAAAATCGTCTTGTGGTAGCGGAGCCGGCCTGCCGCCTTCCCACGGAGGCCGGCAAAGGTGATTCGTTGAACATTTTTGATCGAATCGCCGCTCTCTCCCAGTCACAACGTTGATGGCAATCCAACCCTATCTTACTGTATTATCCCTGAGCTTTCTTTCCTAATGCTGCCAATGGCAACACTGTTAGCTTCCATGATTACTCCCCGTTATACTTGTGCCTAATTTGACAGTGGATTCAAatccatcttttcgtttctgtttatatttatatttataatctaaaattttgattttcaatcttaaatttatagtcgaTTTTAGGAAAGTTTATCCTAATTTATTTCtagttttatcttttagctCGCTAAGAggatatatgtaaaagttttatgtataagttatgagtttttttattatttttgaaaaagtacATCAAGATATcatcttttttaatataaaaatatggtatcttaaggtacatAACTAAAATTCTTGTTAACTTGGATGCTTTTcgaggatggtaaaaaaatccagaagttatttttaatttacaaatataaatatgccatACGACAATCACCCTATTTTTTCTACCTCCTTTTGATGGACAAAAATTCAGAGATGTGCACCAACTGTATCAGTATTCGACGCGAAGGCCTAGTAGTGATCTGGTCATCTGCCGGTAGAGAGGCACACATAGTGCTATCCAGTGGACATGCAGTGGCAGCTCCATTACTTTTCGCGCCATTATTATCGGTGCCAGTCCAGCTGCATCTCCATGTGATTTTTATGACCGTGATGTTGGTGCATGCACCATCTCTTCCCCCACGTTTCTTTTCACGTAAATCGATCTGACGATCTCCCGTTGCATGCAGCAAAAATTCAGGGAGATGTCTCAGTACTACTTCTTTATCctgaaatataatattttttaccttgTTTAATTGGAATTAAGgttcacaagaaaaaaaaatgatgagagGGCATGTAAGAGTAGAATCTTTGGTAAGGAAGAGATTAATGAGACAAATAGTACTGactcctaaaaatatttatattttaatataatatttaaatctaaaaaatacttatgtttTAGAATGGGAGATGTACTCAAATGAACCTAGCCACTTGTGTTCAGCAGCTTCTATGCAATGTCCTCCGACATGATAACTGACAGTTCATATGACTAGATCGGCGCTTCAATCAGAAATTACtgcatttattaattattaggaTAAACTACTCGGTTATTGTTCGTGCCGGCGTGCAGATGGATGCAGTTTGGTTTTGGGTTGCATGCATCTACGGATGATGGGTACTTGACAGAACAAATGGCAACTTGtgactaaggtggtgtttagttgccaaaattttttgacaaaaacatcgcatcgaacgTGTGACCGGATGCTGGAAggagtttttagatacaaataaaaaaacgaatttcacggctagcctagaaaccgcgagacgaatcttttgagccttattaatctgtcattagcacatgttggttactgtagcacttatggctaattatggactaattaggctcaaaagattcgtctcaagatttcttccataactatgcaattagttttttgattcatttatgtttaatgctttatttaggtgtctaaaaattcgatgtgatgtttttgaaaaaaaaattggaactaaacaaggcctaaattcGATGCTTCAGTTTTACTACAGGAAAAAGAGCAGAGGACTGATGTGATTCATCACATGAGGCCACATCAATTTACCCAAGTCATCGGCCATTGACATTTGATTCCTCTTCAATGCTATAGCATCCAGATAGTATCATTGTCTCAATGTAATTACGTCTTTCTTTTAAAGggatgagattttttttcctctgcttctgttttttctttaaacaaTATGTCCTCTTGCATTCTTGCAACCAGGTGCAAACGATTTTGTTCATGGTTCACACTCCATCTGACCTGGTTAAAGTAGTCAAAAAGCAATAGGTCACCCACAGTAATCATGGATCCGGAGGACATTGTACTGTGACATTCTCGATAACATTAAGTCACTGGTATGTGGGACTCACGTGGGTCTAGAAACATACAGATCTCACATGTAAGTGACTCAATATCACAAAAAATATCACGGGATAATATCATTAAATCAGCGTCCAGTAATCATCTATGTAAATGTAGCATCCAGGAGATATTGTTACAGGCTACGACGAATTAAAGGAGGTCATGGGAGTGATCAGTTAACACGGCATTAGATTCTTGACTTTtaactgaaagtctgaaacttCAAAATTACAAGTATCGTTGCCTATCTTTCTCTGCTTAGTCACAACATAAGACAGAGAATTGGCACACAAGTCTCGGTCCTTTGCTTCCAGAGACAAGAGATTAATGTCTAATTGCCTGCCTGTCAAGTCAGCTTCTTTTATCATTTACCAGTAAAATGTGCAGTGAATCTGAAAACATCCAAGAAACGCCGGCAAGCTAATACTAGGTCTAGAACTGGGCAGGTGAAGAAATGCtactataagccaaaaattctGGCGATATTGGACCTGAATCATGTCCGGGCTGAATATATTGAAGCTTAAAACATGTGAGAATAATCTGCGAATTAAAAATTCTGGAAGTGAGCGGTTGAAGAAATACGGGCAAATCATTGGACATCTAGACCTGAGTATTGAATTATTCAGACAAGAAAACCATATAATATAATTCATGCCATCGCTGAAGCGTCGAGTCGTTGCATATTAGTTGAGCTTGTGACCCTACCATGCAATCCATGGTCGCACTCAAACGCATCTTTAATAGACTGATACGTGCCAAAAAGATGCTTCTTGGAATGTTGTTTGGAACTGAAATACTTATTTAAACGGAGCAGGACCAGTTTGGATTAAGTATGGACTGTTTCTCATCTGGAGAAATGGTCTCTGATGATTTGTATGCGTGAAATGGAAGCACACGCTTTCAGTTTCAGTAAGCGATGAGATTAATTACTTGGCTTGTATGTGTCTGGACCTGatctttttttacaaaatttgcaGGCATCCACACGCTTTCAGAGGTTTGGTGTCGTTTGAGCTGAAATATCCATGTAGCTTTTGTGGCTGTGGCTTCTGCTCTTCAGGGTTGGGCGGTGGCGCACAGAAAAGTCAAGGGTCAAAAGGCTGTGAGAAATGCCAGTGGTTTTGGAGAGTTTTCAACCGATGCTTTGTTCAAAATCGTccaatttctttttccttgaaaaatGATTCAGTTTTGACCCTGTAAGAAGGAGAATATTTGCCTCTCTCTCGATAAAAATCCTGCAGCTGCTGTTGATTTATTCAGAGGAAAAAATGGGATTTCCTCAGAGGACAGAGAAAATAGCCTTCGAACTCCTCTCCAACACGGGCCCAACTCGTCCAGGCCGCGGCGCCCGACGGCCCAACTACGAGCAaaacccggcggcggcggttagCGTGGGATCACGGCCTGGTAAGAAAGCGTGTCAGAGTTTCTTGATGGGCTTTGCTTTTCGGCCCACGGCCCACCGAGCGTCTCGCTGCTGTACACAAGTATATGCGCGGCACTGCACCGTAGGTAACGTCGCATCGCCCAGGTCAAGCGGTGGGATGCGTGCCGATTCTGGTggcttccttttttttttttaactttacgaATCTCGCAAATAAATAGCTTGCGGAATCTGTATATGCACTACTGCTCAAATTGCGTCTACTAGAGTTTGTCTCGTCAGCTTATTTACAAGGCTAAAATTAGGTAtaattaaatacaataaacagaaaaaaaatattttacttttcttttgtttccatTCACCtcgaacattttttttagataaatgttAGCGTAGAATCTAAATTGTTATCACgtataataattttcttaccTACAAACATACACCAAGCTAGAGTTCAAACTTCTaattaatacaacaaaatactttatattatacttcttttctttttatcatcGATTTTTTACTTGAGCTATTATCATAAGTAATAACAACTTTCATGTAATAAATACATTCATAGTCAGCTGATAAACATTTTTAGGTGAGGGTCCAAAAGATTTTTTAGCTAAGGGTCAAAATTTCTattacaggaaaaaaaaattccataacGAACCaaccaaagatttgatgtgcaTATCTAGCAGTACAAATGATTCATATGCAATTGTAGCATGGTAGGTAACCAGAAATGAGGGGGATCTGGATTCTGGAGTGAAGCAAACTCTTTCTTATTTCATCATCGTTCATTCATGGTATGTACCATGCATGGCATGCTACCCGCCACATAGAATGTACATTGCCGAGAGCCCAAGATACATAAAAagggaaataaaaataagtaaaagcaaaacagaaaaagaaaaatagaaagcGCGCTTCCACGCTAGCTGCAAATATATCGCTCTAATAATCTGCTTCTGAACGGAGAAGCAcatcggaggaggagagatcAGCGGAGGCAATCGGCGAGGAGGGTGAAGGGGAGCAGCTAGCACAGCAGAATGATCAGAGGGCGGCGTCGTCCCAGGTGGCGGCCCAGTTGGTGGCGCTGCCGACGCGGGGcatggagttgattttggtgaaGGTGTCGACCTTGAAGGTGGCGCCGCACATGACGCCCTCGCTGTCCACCCGCGGCATCGCCTTCAGCCGGTTCATCGGGTGCTCGAAGCTCTTCAGCCCGCCCTCGCTGTGGAACATGCACCCCACCGGGAACGGCGCGTACGACTTCCCGCACCCTCCCTTCACGATCTCCCTCTCGTCGCAGATCACCACCGACCCGTCCGCCGCGATCCCCCAGTACAGCGGCACCTCCCCGTCCGTGCTCTGCAAATTCCACCACCACGCGCGCTCGATTCAACGATATGTTCGAATCCATCAGTTCGATTTGGAATTATTacatgaaattaatttgaattaCCAGGGCGGCGAAGACGGCGCCGGACTTGTTGTCGAAGACGACGAAGGCGAAGGAGCCGGAGAGGTCCTTGACGACCTGGTCGGCGGGGTAAGGGCCGCGGTCGCGGAGGGTGCGGTACGCCTCGATG
This window harbors:
- the LOC102721357 gene encoding stem-specific protein TSJT1; the protein is MLAIFQKQVAHAPAELNSPRSSAAKPKNPDEILREFHALHPIEAFSTSFGGGAALACVAGHARNGLSGYERMFCGLDDIYCVFMGRLDNLSSLIRQYGLCSRSTNEALLVIEAYRTLRDRGPYPADQVVKDLSGSFAFVVFDNKSGAVFAALSTDGEVPLYWGIAADGSVVICDEREIVKGGCGKSYAPFPVGCMFHSEGGLKSFEHPMNRLKAMPRVDSEGVMCGATFKVDTFTKINSMPRVGSATNWAATWDDAAL